The proteins below come from a single Candidatus Paceibacterota bacterium genomic window:
- the rsmI gene encoding 16S rRNA (cytidine(1402)-2'-O)-methyltransferase, translating to MADLYIVATPIGNLEDITLRALRVLKEVDVILCEDTRHTKILLEKYSINQPMMSYHHHSKLEKMQEIADLLKMNKKLALVSDAGTPGISDPGNLLIRYLLDENINVNIIPIPGPSGLAAGLSVSGFATDKFEFLGFVPHKKGRKTFFENLKGEDKTVIFYESPHRIEKTLQSLLVNVPDRDIVICRELTKMYETIYRGKPEEVIKKIAPGEIKGEFIVIVS from the coding sequence ATGGCAGATCTGTATATAGTAGCTACGCCTATCGGCAATTTGGAAGATATAACCCTCAGAGCGTTGAGGGTTTTAAAAGAGGTGGATGTGATCTTATGCGAGGATACGAGGCATACGAAAATTCTTCTCGAAAAATATAGCATCAATCAGCCGATGATGAGCTATCATCACCACAGCAAGCTTGAAAAGATGCAGGAAATTGCCGATCTGTTGAAGATGAACAAGAAATTGGCGCTGGTCAGCGACGCCGGCACTCCCGGTATCTCCGATCCGGGAAATCTTCTGATAAGATACTTGCTTGATGAAAATATTAATGTTAATATAATCCCAATTCCGGGTCCGTCGGGGCTTGCGGCCGGGCTTTCCGTTTCGGGCTTCGCGACGGATAAGTTTGAGTTTTTAGGGTTTGTTCCGCACAAGAAGGGCAGAAAAACCTTTTTCGAAAATTTGAAAGGTGAAGATAAAACGGTAATTTTCTATGAGTCGCCCCACAGAATAGAAAAAACGCTTCAGAGTCTTCTAGTCAATGTTCCTGACCGGGACATCGTCATTTGTCGTGAACTGACAAAAATGTATGAAACGATCTATCGCGGCAAGCCCGAAGAGGTGATAAAAAAGATCGCCCCGGGAGAGATCAAGGGTGAATTTATTGTGATTGTAAGTTAA
- a CDS encoding AI-2E family transporter: protein MNENSHHSLDVSYEGIFRILISIFAVIFVYFLRDIIFLLFISILITLIIVPAVDFLESKKIPRIIAAMLIFAIIFIVFGSMFFIIAPPLAKQLSQLSLVIPQYLADNSFIIDNALLKSELSGPLQNLLVQASGYFKNITSSFFAGIFNLLGGVMSALLTIVISFYLIIEENGVERFVKNVIPQKMQHRSLNIIKKVQVKLGRWFVGQVSLGFIVGIMSYVGLYLLGITEYALVLAMIAGMLELVPYVGPILSAIPAIIIALTISLNDALLTFVLYFFIQQFENYLIVPKVMEKSVNLHPIIIILAIMIGGKLAGVMGAMLAVPVTAIITIILDDVNHNHAVN from the coding sequence ATGAATGAAAATAGTCATCACTCGCTTGATGTGTCATACGAAGGCATATTCAGGATATTGATCTCGATCTTCGCCGTAATATTTGTGTATTTCCTGAGGGATATCATCTTCCTGCTTTTTATATCGATATTGATAACTCTGATAATCGTTCCGGCCGTTGATTTTCTGGAATCAAAAAAGATTCCGAGGATCATAGCCGCAATGCTAATATTTGCGATTATTTTCATCGTTTTTGGATCCATGTTTTTCATTATCGCTCCTCCGCTTGCAAAACAGTTAAGCCAGCTGTCTCTTGTAATACCGCAATATCTGGCGGATAATTCTTTTATAATTGACAACGCCCTTCTCAAGTCGGAATTGTCGGGACCCCTTCAAAATTTATTGGTTCAGGCGAGCGGATACTTCAAGAATATCACATCAAGTTTTTTTGCCGGGATATTCAATCTGCTTGGCGGTGTTATGTCGGCGCTGCTTACAATAGTGATATCTTTTTATCTTATCATCGAAGAGAATGGGGTCGAGCGTTTCGTAAAAAATGTCATTCCGCAAAAAATGCAGCACAGATCTTTGAATATAATAAAAAAAGTTCAGGTCAAGCTGGGAAGGTGGTTCGTGGGACAGGTGTCGCTCGGTTTTATAGTCGGGATAATGTCATACGTCGGCTTATATCTTCTCGGAATAACCGAATATGCGCTGGTGCTGGCTATGATCGCGGGCATGCTTGAGCTGGTTCCCTATGTCGGACCGATCCTTTCCGCCATTCCGGCGATAATCATCGCGCTGACAATTTCGCTCAACGATGCCCTGTTGACATTTGTGCTATATTTTTTCATACAGCAATTTGAAAATTATCTGATAGTGCCCAAAGTTATGGAAAAATCCGTAAATCTGCATCCGATCATAATCATATTGGCGATCATGATCGGCGGAAAATTGGCCGGCGTGATGGGCGCAATGCTGGCTGTTCCGGTTACTGCCATAATCACAATTATATTGGATGATGTTAATCATAATCATGCAGTAAATTAA